In Burkholderia lata, the DNA window TCGCCGGCTTTCGCTTCGCGCAGCATCGTGAGGAAGGGGGCGACGCGCTGTGCCAGGCTCGGCGGCACTTCGTGGTGCGCGTGGTCGGCTTCATCTTCGTGGAAATGGCCGGCGTGCTCGGCGCGTTCCTGCTTCGCCTGCGCAACGGCGCCTTCCAGCTTGGCGATCGCGTGGTCCAGCTCATCGTGCGTAATCACACCGCGCTCGCCCAGCTGCTTGCCGACGAGACCCAGCACATACACGGCGAAATCCTTCAGCACGTCGAGATCCTGTGCCGCCTTGCTCTTGAACGTAATCATGACAATTCCCTTTTCATCTTGTTGTGCCTGCGC includes these proteins:
- a CDS encoding DUF1840 domain-containing protein → MITFKSKAAQDLDVLKDFAVYVLGLVGKQLGERGVITHDELDHAIAKLEGAVAQAKQERAEHAGHFHEDEADHAHHEVPPSLAQRVAPFLTMLREAKAGEADVHWGF